Proteins encoded in a region of the Geobacillus genomosp. 3 genome:
- a CDS encoding DUF1572 domain-containing protein yields the protein MNIGQEYLRAVRARFLDMKKTAEQAIDQCSEEQLFHCFHEEVNSIAIIVKHMSGNMVSRWTDFLSSDGEKPDRNRDDEFINDFHTREEVMACWEKGWSAFLQTLNELQETDLLRTVTIRGEPHSVIEAIERQMYHYSYHIGQIVYIAKQLNANNWKTLTIPRNRKNNIGNS from the coding sequence ATGAACATCGGCCAAGAATATTTGCGAGCAGTGCGCGCACGCTTTCTCGACATGAAAAAGACCGCCGAACAGGCTATCGACCAATGTTCGGAGGAACAGCTATTCCATTGTTTTCATGAAGAGGTCAACAGCATCGCCATCATTGTCAAACATATGAGCGGAAATATGGTGTCGCGCTGGACAGACTTTTTGTCGTCGGATGGGGAGAAACCGGACCGAAACCGCGATGATGAATTCATCAACGACTTCCATACGCGCGAAGAAGTCATGGCTTGCTGGGAAAAAGGGTGGTCTGCTTTCTTGCAAACGCTGAACGAATTGCAGGAAACAGATTTGTTGCGGACGGTCACGATCCGCGGCGAACCCCATTCCGTCATCGAAGCCATTGAGCGGCAAATGTACCATTATTCGTATCATATCGGGCAAATCGTCTATATCGCGAAACAGCTGAACGCCAACAACTGGAAAACACTGACCATACCAAGAAATCGAAA
- a CDS encoding L-lactate permease, with translation MGDTIRWLLAALPLLWALAAIGWRKMPAMKAALGCYALAAGLALFPFHASAGEVMHFTVHGVLLALIVVYVLVFGLLLHHVLEAGGAIDALSVWISRVGRTPSEQALLLSAALGPFFEAVSGFGLAVVIVAPLYAALGFPARKAMTLALLTQSAVPWGALAIGTVINAELSGVPLRELGEYSAWLHVPLYLLYVCAVVVISEGWRAVRLHLDGILIVFVSLASVTWAVSVYVSVELAGAAAGAMAALALVGYWQCQELLGKREPIEKGGRPPLGKALWPYAVLVGYIFATHFFPAIRHIATTAGVWHWPAYGFRLELLYSPGFALCLAAVAAFGWHRLRLAEGVACLQKTLNRVFPAAVATMGFIAMSSVMDGAGMTGVLASQAAAWTGSAFLAVSPLVGALAGWMSGSNSAANAMFSPFQRAMADQLHEPAIWYAAAQNVAASNMTMASPARLALVAATIGRPGEEGEAMRLVGPIVGAALVIVVFGVLVGRAAVSI, from the coding sequence GTGGGAGATACGATCCGTTGGCTGCTGGCAGCGCTGCCGCTTTTATGGGCATTGGCTGCGATTGGATGGCGAAAGATGCCGGCGATGAAGGCGGCGCTCGGCTGTTATGCGCTGGCGGCAGGGCTCGCCTTGTTTCCATTTCATGCTTCGGCCGGGGAAGTCATGCATTTTACCGTGCACGGCGTGCTGTTGGCGCTAATTGTGGTGTATGTGCTTGTGTTTGGGCTGCTCTTGCACCATGTGCTGGAAGCCGGGGGAGCGATCGACGCGCTTTCTGTTTGGATTTCCCGTGTCGGACGGACGCCGTCGGAGCAAGCGCTGCTGTTGTCGGCGGCGTTAGGCCCATTTTTCGAAGCGGTGAGCGGATTTGGATTGGCGGTTGTCATCGTCGCCCCGTTGTATGCGGCCCTTGGGTTTCCGGCCCGCAAGGCGATGACATTGGCCTTGTTGACCCAGTCCGCCGTGCCGTGGGGAGCGCTCGCCATCGGCACGGTCATCAATGCCGAACTATCAGGCGTTCCGCTTCGCGAGCTTGGCGAATACAGCGCATGGCTTCATGTCCCGCTCTATTTGCTGTACGTCTGTGCGGTTGTGGTCATCAGCGAAGGGTGGCGGGCGGTTCGCCTGCATCTTGATGGCATCTTGATCGTGTTTGTCAGCTTGGCATCGGTCACGTGGGCGGTCAGCGTCTATGTGTCGGTCGAACTGGCCGGGGCGGCGGCCGGCGCGATGGCGGCGCTCGCGCTTGTCGGATACTGGCAGTGCCAAGAGCTTCTTGGCAAACGCGAACCGATCGAGAAGGGAGGACGGCCGCCGCTTGGGAAAGCGTTATGGCCGTATGCTGTGCTGGTTGGCTATATTTTTGCCACCCATTTCTTTCCTGCAATCCGGCATATCGCTACCACGGCCGGCGTTTGGCACTGGCCGGCTTATGGCTTCCGCCTTGAGCTTTTGTACAGTCCCGGATTTGCCTTATGTCTGGCCGCCGTGGCAGCGTTTGGATGGCATCGCCTTCGCTTGGCCGAGGGAGTGGCTTGCCTCCAGAAGACGTTGAACCGAGTGTTTCCAGCTGCCGTGGCGACCATGGGATTTATCGCGATGTCGTCGGTGATGGATGGGGCGGGGATGACGGGCGTGCTGGCATCACAAGCCGCCGCTTGGACCGGATCGGCGTTTCTTGCCGTGTCGCCGCTCGTCGGTGCGCTTGCCGGTTGGATGAGCGGAAGCAACAGCGCGGCGAACGCCATGTTTTCCCCGTTTCAGCGGGCGATGGCCGATCAATTGCACGAACCCGCCATTTGGTACGCCGCGGCGCAAAACGTCGCCGCATCGAACATGACAATGGCCTCACCGGCGCGGCTCGCCTTAGTTGCGGCCACCATCGGCCGCCCCGGAGAGGAAGGGGAGGCGATGCGTCTTGTGGGGCCGATTGTCGGAGCGGCGCTGGTGATCGTGGTGTTTGGTGTGCTGGTCGGAAGGGCGGCGGTTAGCATCTAA
- a CDS encoding PLP-dependent aminotransferase family protein, protein MKTIIFALNDHSPKYKQIYEKLKSLIERGDIQANEPLPSIRQLAESLNVSRNTTLMAYEQLAAEGYIRAEKRKGYFANEVEPLFIPKTRISARPPARERATPVVVDFRADAVDADHFPIQAWRRISNQVFTAKDCFRYGDPFGELCLRQQIAIYLLESRGVDVEPNAIVIGSSTQQMLLLLGHILKDEFNSIIVEDPGYDGAREAFLFHDFQLETITVSETGFDLSPLETRQSRLIYVTPSHQSPMGVSMPIQQRHRLIQWVNNVNGYIIEDDYDSEFRYTQKPFPALASIDSSRVIYLGNFSKSFLPGIRLSYMVLPPSLLDRYQQCFRLFESTTSILSQLAMAKFMEEGEWVRHIKRMRLVYRRKMEHLTARLRTSFGDMISIIGEQSGLYVLIKVHCDCSEEQLLQRARSYGVNVYPTSRYFVNQQPDRPMIKLGFSGLSLEDIELGVTLLQKAWC, encoded by the coding sequence ATGAAGACGATCATTTTTGCCTTGAACGACCACTCACCTAAATACAAACAAATCTATGAAAAATTGAAATCATTGATTGAACGAGGCGACATTCAAGCAAATGAGCCACTGCCTTCGATTCGCCAACTCGCCGAATCATTGAATGTCAGCCGAAACACGACTTTAATGGCCTACGAACAGCTAGCAGCGGAAGGATATATTCGCGCGGAAAAACGAAAAGGGTATTTTGCCAATGAAGTGGAACCTCTTTTCATTCCAAAAACCCGCATTTCGGCGCGCCCACCGGCAAGAGAAAGAGCAACACCTGTTGTGGTCGATTTTCGCGCCGATGCCGTTGATGCCGATCATTTTCCCATTCAGGCATGGAGAAGAATCTCCAATCAAGTATTCACAGCCAAAGATTGCTTTCGCTATGGGGATCCATTTGGGGAATTATGCTTACGCCAACAAATCGCCATCTACCTTCTTGAATCCCGCGGAGTGGACGTAGAGCCAAACGCCATCGTCATCGGAAGCAGCACACAGCAAATGCTTCTCTTACTTGGTCATATTTTAAAAGACGAGTTCAACAGCATCATCGTCGAAGACCCGGGCTATGACGGTGCTAGAGAAGCATTTTTGTTTCATGATTTTCAACTGGAAACGATCACCGTTTCTGAAACAGGTTTCGATCTCTCTCCCCTCGAAACGAGGCAATCACGGCTCATCTATGTCACCCCTTCGCATCAAAGCCCGATGGGAGTCAGCATGCCAATCCAGCAGCGGCACAGACTTATCCAATGGGTGAACAACGTCAATGGTTATATTATCGAGGACGATTACGACAGCGAATTCCGTTACACGCAAAAACCGTTTCCCGCTCTTGCCTCCATTGATTCGTCAAGAGTCATTTACCTCGGCAATTTTTCAAAATCGTTTCTTCCCGGAATTCGCTTAAGTTACATGGTGTTGCCGCCGTCGCTTTTGGACCGTTACCAACAATGCTTTCGCCTTTTTGAAAGCACCACGTCCATCCTCAGCCAACTGGCAATGGCTAAATTTATGGAAGAGGGGGAATGGGTTCGCCATATTAAACGCATGCGCCTAGTGTACAGACGAAAAATGGAGCATTTAACAGCGAGGCTGCGAACGTCATTCGGGGATATGATCTCCATTATTGGCGAACAATCCGGTTTATACGTGCTAATCAAAGTCCATTGTGACTGTTCAGAAGAACAACTACTTCAACGCGCCCGATCGTATGGAGTGAACGTGTACCCCACCTCGCGCTATTTTGTGAACCAACAGCCTGACCGACCCATGATCAAGCTTGGTTTTAGCGGCTTATCGCTCGAAGATATTGAACTTGGGGTGACGCTGCTCCAAAAAGCATGGTGTTGA
- a CDS encoding FMN-binding negative transcriptional regulator, whose translation MYIPKHFAINDPDVAYQVIEENSFATLVSMHQEELFATHLPLLLDREKTCLYGHFARSNPQWSDIQHQAVLAIFHGPHCYISPSWYETNQAVPTWNYVAVHVYGNVELIDDEEEIMQSLHDMVKKYEAPGSLYQLSRVDSGMLSGMSKGIQAFKIIIKRTEGKAKLSQNHPAHRQERIIKQLEQMPFENEKRIASLMKKQRQ comes from the coding sequence ATGTATATTCCGAAACATTTTGCCATCAATGATCCGGATGTCGCCTATCAGGTGATCGAGGAGAACAGCTTTGCCACCTTGGTATCGATGCATCAAGAGGAACTGTTTGCCACCCATTTGCCTCTATTGCTTGATCGGGAGAAAACGTGTTTGTACGGCCATTTTGCCCGTTCGAATCCGCAATGGAGCGACATTCAACATCAGGCGGTCTTGGCGATATTCCACGGTCCACATTGTTACATTTCTCCTTCCTGGTATGAAACGAACCAGGCGGTGCCGACATGGAATTATGTGGCCGTCCATGTGTACGGAAACGTGGAGTTGATCGACGATGAAGAGGAAATCATGCAGTCGCTGCACGATATGGTAAAAAAATACGAAGCGCCGGGAAGTCTTTACCAGCTGTCGAGGGTCGATTCTGGGATGCTGTCCGGTATGAGCAAAGGAATTCAAGCTTTCAAAATCATCATCAAGCGAACCGAAGGAAAAGCCAAGTTGAGCCAAAACCATCCTGCACACCGACAAGAACGGATCATCAAGCAGCTTGAGCAAATGCCGTTTGAAAACGAAAAGCGAATCGCTTCTTTGATGAAAAAGCAGCGGCAGTGA
- a CDS encoding LysE family translocator: MDLSTIGLFVAVAAALLIVPGPAVLYIMARSMSQGTKAGVVSVLGVALGGAVHVVLGAVGVSAILMTSAAAFTVVKSLGAVYLIYLGGKTLFFASDKDEGTSAMKVKEKTLAKVFYESLLVEVTNPKTALFFLAFFPQFISPSAGSVAGQFLFLGAIFVVLALLNDSLYAMLAAGIRRRLAAKKESVKVMNRVAGCCYILLGLFSALASPSKP; the protein is encoded by the coding sequence ATGGACCTTTCCACGATCGGCTTGTTTGTCGCGGTAGCCGCAGCGCTGCTCATCGTCCCCGGACCGGCGGTATTGTACATCATGGCTAGGAGCATGAGCCAAGGAACGAAAGCAGGGGTTGTATCGGTGCTCGGTGTAGCTTTGGGAGGCGCTGTCCACGTTGTCCTTGGAGCCGTAGGCGTTTCCGCAATTTTGATGACATCGGCGGCTGCCTTTACAGTGGTCAAATCTTTAGGCGCTGTGTATCTCATCTATTTGGGAGGCAAAACGTTATTTTTCGCTTCTGATAAGGATGAGGGAACATCGGCCATGAAGGTGAAGGAGAAAACATTGGCCAAAGTATTTTATGAATCACTGTTGGTCGAAGTGACCAATCCAAAGACAGCACTCTTTTTTCTCGCCTTTTTTCCGCAGTTTATCTCTCCCTCTGCTGGGTCGGTGGCCGGACAATTTTTGTTTTTAGGGGCGATATTTGTTGTTCTCGCCTTGCTGAATGACAGCTTGTACGCCATGTTGGCCGCAGGCATCCGCAGACGGTTGGCCGCCAAGAAGGAAAGTGTGAAGGTGATGAATCGAGTGGCGGGATGTTGTTATATTTTGTTAGGACTATTCTCTGCCTTAGCGAGCCCTTCGAAACCGTAA
- a CDS encoding B3/4 domain-containing protein, with protein sequence MTRFIVEDDIWAIFPNVKIGVVVAQGIDNGIKNAGVYEQMLREAEKEARKFLEFEEWSRNPATAVWREAFRRFKAKKGARCSVESLLKRVKNGHHIPTINPLVDIYNCISLSYGLPCGGEDIDTFVGDIRLALADGHEPFIPLGGEENDPPYEGEIVYKDDMGVICRCWNWREAQRTMLTEQTKRAFLCMESIDDARHEALHQALEELAYLIQRHLGGTVKMHLLDARHSEISIID encoded by the coding sequence ATGACCCGTTTTATTGTTGAAGACGATATTTGGGCTATATTTCCCAACGTCAAAATCGGTGTGGTCGTTGCCCAAGGGATTGACAACGGTATCAAGAATGCTGGTGTTTACGAACAAATGCTGCGGGAGGCGGAGAAAGAAGCGCGGAAATTCCTCGAGTTTGAGGAGTGGAGCCGCAATCCCGCCACCGCCGTTTGGCGAGAGGCGTTTCGGCGATTCAAAGCGAAAAAAGGGGCGCGCTGTTCAGTGGAATCGCTGCTGAAACGAGTGAAAAACGGCCATCACATTCCAACGATCAACCCGCTTGTGGATATCTATAACTGTATTTCATTGAGCTACGGGCTTCCATGTGGAGGAGAGGATATCGACACATTTGTCGGCGACATCCGGCTGGCGCTGGCGGATGGCCATGAACCATTCATCCCGTTGGGAGGAGAGGAAAACGATCCACCGTATGAAGGGGAAATCGTGTATAAAGATGACATGGGCGTCATATGCCGTTGCTGGAATTGGCGGGAAGCCCAACGGACGATGCTCACCGAACAGACGAAACGCGCCTTTCTCTGCATGGAATCAATAGATGACGCAAGGCATGAAGCGCTTCATCAAGCGTTAGAGGAACTGGCCTATTTAATACAACGCCATCTTGGCGGCACAGTGAAGATGCACCTATTGGATGCCCGTCATTCGGAAATATCGATAATAGATTAA
- a CDS encoding GrpB family protein: MRKVEVMPYQLRWAALFEQEAERLRQIFDKEIIAIHHIGSTSVPGLKAKPIIDIMAVVTDISRVDECNGAMAAIGYEPKGENGIPGRRYFQKGGDRRTHHVHMYEAGNPHIERHLAFRDYLRAHPKEAERYGNLKEKLAFQFPYDIDSYIKGKELLVLELERKAKAWRRSLN; this comes from the coding sequence ATGAGAAAAGTGGAAGTGATGCCATACCAATTGCGGTGGGCGGCACTATTTGAACAAGAAGCGGAGCGGCTGCGACAAATTTTTGACAAAGAAATTATCGCCATTCACCATATCGGCAGCACATCAGTTCCCGGTTTAAAAGCAAAGCCGATCATTGACATCATGGCTGTCGTTACAGATATTAGCCGGGTCGATGAATGCAATGGGGCGATGGCAGCTATTGGCTATGAACCGAAAGGGGAAAACGGCATACCGGGGCGACGATACTTTCAAAAAGGCGGGGACCGCCGCACCCACCACGTTCATATGTATGAAGCGGGCAATCCCCATATTGAACGTCATCTTGCCTTCCGTGACTACTTGCGGGCCCATCCAAAAGAAGCAGAGCGGTACGGAAATTTGAAAGAAAAACTAGCGTTCCAATTTCCGTACGACATCGATTCGTATATCAAGGGAAAAGAACTGCTCGTCTTGGAATTAGAGCGAAAAGCCAAGGCATGGCGCCGATCACTGAACTGA
- a CDS encoding YajQ family cyclic di-GMP-binding protein: MSKESSFDIVSKVDLAEVANAINIAMKEIKTRYDFKGSKSDISLEKDELVLISDDEFKLEQLKDVLIGKLIKRGVATKNIQYGKIEPASGGTVRQRAKLVQGIDKENAKKINTIIKNTGLKVKSQVQDDQIRVSGKSKDDLQKVIAAIREADLPIDVQFVNYR, from the coding sequence ATGTCAAAAGAAAGTTCGTTCGATATCGTATCCAAAGTCGATTTGGCGGAAGTGGCAAACGCGATCAACATTGCCATGAAAGAAATCAAGACGCGCTATGACTTCAAAGGAAGCAAAAGCGACATTTCTCTTGAGAAAGACGAGCTCGTTCTCATCTCGGATGACGAGTTTAAGCTTGAGCAGCTGAAAGATGTGCTCATCGGCAAGCTGATTAAGCGCGGGGTGGCAACGAAAAACATCCAATACGGCAAAATCGAGCCGGCCTCAGGCGGCACGGTGCGGCAGCGCGCCAAGCTTGTCCAAGGGATCGACAAAGAAAACGCGAAAAAAATCAACACGATCATCAAAAACACCGGCTTGAAAGTGAAAAGCCAAGTGCAAGATGACCAAATTCGCGTCAGTGGCAAAAGCAAAGACGACTTGCAAAAGGTGATCGCCGCCATTCGCGAAGCTGATTTACCGATTGACGTGCAGTTTGTGAATTACCGCTAA
- a CDS encoding GntR family transcriptional regulator, translated as MVELKQQIVKKETLKKQVYEYLREEIIAGGFAPGERLVEEKIAKKIQVSRSPIREAIRMLEKEGLVMVNKGGGVTVFSPDMENFQYLYECRVELEPLAAYYAAQRIAKKQVEDLRRHLIWIDEQPLGLKEILDMNTKFHEGIVTASRNPFLIRMIEQIRGINSLYRVAILKQNMLRMKLAIQEHIQIFEAIERGDADKARECMKEHIVSDYKYYVNVYQGRK; from the coding sequence GTGGTTGAGTTGAAACAACAAATAGTGAAAAAAGAAACATTGAAAAAGCAAGTATATGAATATTTACGTGAAGAAATCATTGCGGGAGGATTTGCACCGGGGGAAAGACTTGTAGAGGAAAAAATCGCGAAAAAAATTCAAGTAAGTCGAAGTCCCATTCGAGAAGCGATTCGTATGCTTGAAAAAGAGGGGCTTGTCATGGTGAATAAAGGGGGAGGGGTTACGGTATTCAGTCCAGACATGGAAAACTTTCAATATCTTTATGAATGTAGGGTGGAGCTTGAACCGCTTGCAGCCTACTACGCTGCACAGAGAATAGCCAAAAAACAAGTTGAAGATCTTAGACGACATCTCATTTGGATAGACGAGCAACCGTTAGGGTTAAAAGAAATCCTCGATATGAATACGAAATTTCATGAGGGGATTGTAACAGCCAGCCGAAATCCGTTTTTGATTAGGATGATTGAACAAATTCGCGGGATTAACAGTTTGTACAGAGTTGCGATCTTAAAACAAAATATGTTGCGGATGAAATTGGCTATTCAGGAACATATTCAAATATTTGAAGCCATTGAAAGAGGGGATGCGGATAAAGCAAGAGAATGCATGAAAGAACATATCGTAAGCGATTACAAATATTACGTGAACGTTTACCAAGGGAGGAAGTGA
- a CDS encoding CaiB/BaiF CoA transferase family protein: protein MSNRLPLEGITVLEMGNFVAAPFAGKIMAEFGAEVIKVEEPVSGDPLRSWRIMHGHSSIWWYVQARNKKSITVNLRKAKGQQLIRQLIPKVDVVLENFKPGTLEKWGLGYQELKKINPSIIMTRISGYGQTGPYRDKAGFGSVAEAIGGLRYLTGYPDRPPVRVGIAIGDLVAGLYAVIGTLMALRVRQEDKERKGQLIDVALYEAVFSLLEGALPEYVLHGVVRERTGSTLPGVSPSNTYECKDGKHVVIGGNSDNIFQRLMKTIGREDLARHPKYANNQGRAENAELIDQAIEEWTKQHTLEEVLEALDKASVPAGPIYNIRDIVNDIQYKEREMLLPVKLEDGTDCLFPGIVPKLSDNPGQMKWIGPKLGEHNEEVYMKILGYSRHQLKELKDEGVI from the coding sequence GTGTCTAATAGACTGCCTCTAGAAGGAATAACCGTACTGGAGATGGGGAATTTTGTCGCTGCACCGTTTGCAGGGAAAATAATGGCTGAATTCGGTGCAGAAGTAATTAAGGTGGAAGAACCTGTATCAGGAGATCCGTTGCGAAGTTGGAGGATTATGCACGGCCACTCTTCCATCTGGTGGTACGTACAGGCAAGAAATAAAAAATCGATTACAGTCAATTTAAGAAAAGCAAAAGGTCAACAGCTCATCAGACAACTCATCCCGAAGGTTGATGTCGTGTTGGAAAATTTTAAACCGGGAACACTCGAAAAGTGGGGATTAGGTTATCAGGAGTTAAAGAAAATAAATCCATCTATTATTATGACAAGGATATCTGGATATGGCCAAACAGGCCCTTACCGTGATAAAGCTGGTTTTGGAAGTGTTGCCGAGGCAATAGGGGGGCTGAGATATTTAACAGGTTACCCCGATCGTCCCCCAGTAAGAGTGGGAATCGCGATTGGGGATCTCGTTGCAGGATTGTATGCAGTGATCGGAACGTTAATGGCGTTGCGTGTCAGACAAGAAGATAAAGAAAGAAAAGGACAGTTGATTGATGTCGCTCTTTACGAAGCAGTGTTCAGTCTGTTGGAAGGAGCACTGCCGGAGTATGTGTTACACGGTGTTGTGAGGGAAAGAACAGGAAGCACTCTTCCCGGAGTTTCGCCGTCCAATACGTATGAGTGCAAAGATGGAAAGCATGTTGTAATAGGGGGGAACAGTGATAATATATTCCAACGCCTTATGAAGACTATTGGACGCGAGGATCTCGCTCGTCATCCTAAATATGCTAACAACCAAGGGAGAGCGGAAAACGCTGAGTTGATTGATCAGGCAATAGAAGAGTGGACGAAACAGCACACATTGGAAGAAGTGCTAGAAGCTCTGGATAAAGCTTCTGTTCCGGCAGGACCTATTTATAATATTCGAGATATTGTCAATGACATTCAGTATAAAGAGAGAGAGATGTTGTTGCCGGTAAAATTAGAGGATGGAACAGACTGCTTGTTCCCCGGCATCGTCCCAAAACTGTCTGACAACCCAGGGCAAATGAAGTGGATTGGGCCTAAGCTTGGAGAACATAATGAGGAAGTATATATGAAGATATTAGGCTATTCTCGTCATCAACTGAAAGAATTAAAAGATGAAGGGGTGATTTAA
- a CDS encoding hydroxymethylglutaryl-CoA lyase, translating into MSDVQIIDVSPRDGLQNEPVVVSTEKKKKLIEMLVRSNVKKIEATSFVHPRKVPQMVDAEQVMKQCKEFAGIEFVALIPNLKGFQRAIQANISEVNWVTAATETFNYKNIGMSIDENFAQFKRIVQESRILNMKVCFSIAVSFGCPYEGEVNPAKVISLVERAVEAGADRIGIADTIGIATPKQVKRLLAEVLQVAQSTPIAIHLHDTRGMGLANAYAALEAGVKIFETSASGIGGCPFAPGAAGNLATEDLVYMFERMGVKTEIDFEKLLEAADFAASLTSNQPLGRIRQVEKRGSLR; encoded by the coding sequence TTGTCTGATGTTCAGATTATTGATGTAAGTCCTAGGGATGGATTGCAAAATGAACCGGTCGTCGTTTCCACTGAAAAGAAGAAAAAACTGATCGAAATGCTTGTTAGGTCCAATGTGAAGAAAATTGAGGCCACATCTTTTGTTCACCCCCGAAAAGTTCCACAAATGGTCGATGCCGAGCAAGTGATGAAACAATGCAAGGAATTTGCAGGAATTGAGTTTGTGGCACTAATCCCCAATCTAAAAGGATTCCAGAGGGCGATACAAGCAAACATATCTGAAGTCAACTGGGTGACAGCTGCTACCGAAACATTCAATTATAAAAACATAGGGATGAGCATCGATGAGAATTTTGCACAGTTCAAACGGATTGTTCAAGAGAGCAGGATATTGAATATGAAAGTCTGTTTTTCCATAGCGGTAAGTTTTGGTTGTCCTTATGAGGGAGAAGTAAATCCAGCAAAAGTTATATCCTTGGTAGAACGTGCGGTAGAAGCTGGGGCTGATCGGATTGGGATCGCCGATACGATTGGGATCGCAACCCCTAAACAAGTCAAACGATTGCTTGCAGAAGTGCTGCAAGTTGCGCAATCGACTCCTATTGCGATTCATCTTCATGACACAAGGGGGATGGGATTAGCCAACGCTTATGCGGCATTGGAAGCAGGGGTGAAAATATTTGAAACCTCCGCGAGTGGTATAGGGGGGTGCCCTTTCGCCCCCGGCGCGGCAGGCAATTTGGCAACAGAGGATTTAGTATATATGTTTGAACGAATGGGGGTCAAAACAGAAATCGATTTTGAAAAACTGCTGGAAGCGGCTGATTTCGCGGCAAGCCTTACATCCAATCAACCATTAGGGAGGATAAGACAAGTAGAAAAAAGGGGGAGTTTAAGGTGA